From Aegilops tauschii subsp. strangulata cultivar AL8/78 chromosome 5, Aet v6.0, whole genome shotgun sequence:
gtGCCCGTGAGGCCCAGCCTGACGcggcctcattagtaccggttcgtgacacgaaccggtactaaaggttgctcacgaaccggtactaatgatcttcgcccgcctagccgttgaaaccggcactaatggacactaatgtgcttcacatttgaccttttttctactagtgccatCATGTCCGAGGGTGAAGGCGCGGTTCATGGCGGCTATGCGAGGAGGACAGCGGCCATGACCCCAATGACGAGCTGGACCGCGGTTAGAGCCcccacctcttcctcctcggcgCTCCGGCAGCCGGCCATCTTTGTGGCGCCGAAGCTGCTGTCATGCGCTTGGGTCGTTCCAGTGGCTATTCGCGGCGGTGTTCGCGTATCCCTCGTCTCATTGGATCCCGATGGCGGCGGCGGGAGTTTAACAAAGAAAAATTTCTCTACGCTTCAGTTAAAAAATTAGCCAGCATCATCTAGTGCCCAGCATGAGCAGGGCACGCACAAACACAGCTCGTCAGTTGGCCGGAGCATATCACAGGCCAGTAGCATCGACTAGTACAGCACGCGCGAGCGACGGCAAGGATATCCGCTGGACGCGTATGCCGGGAGGATCGCGGCATGGTAGCAAGGTACTCTAGCCTCGGGTCGACGCTCAGCGACACAGCCATGGTGAAGAAACTCCTCGACACGGTGCCTGACCGGTTGTACGCCGTGGTGGCCGGCATCGAGCAATTCTGCTACGTCGACACCATGgcgtttgaggaggcgttgggtcGGCTGAAGGCGTTCAACGAGCGCTCGCACCAGCGCATGAAGGACGCTGACAGGCGTGGCGGGTACTTGTCGGAGAAAttgatgtatctagatgtattttagttctacatacgtccctttttattcatttctccgacaagtatttgtGGACCGAGGGAGTACATGTTTAGCGGTTATGAATTCATGATCAACATTTTCTTAAATATTTCTTCCGATGTATGCTTTTTTGTGTACATTGCACATATTTTTTTATAAATTAGTAACTTTTTTATACACGTTCGACATTTTGCAAAACAAGATTAACATTTTGTTCTTAAATACATGCTTATGTCTATATTGTGTATACATTTTTAGgcatcttttaattttttttcaaatacatgatcaaCACTTTCTTATATATATGTTTTCATGTCTATGTTTTTATATACATTGTACATTTTTCTTACAAACATTTTTATACAGTTTCAACATTTTATAAATACATAATTCACATTTTTTCCAAGTAAATGGTTAGGTTCACATTTTCTCAATTATATATTTTTGATGTCTACTTTTTCATACATATTGTACATTTTTCGTATAGACCAGGAACAGTTTTTATATACAGGTTTAACATTGTCCagatacatgatcaacattttttaaaagttATGATTTTTTATGTCTACTTTTTTCCACAGACATTGTACTTTTTTGTATACATTCTTCATATACATCAGAAACATTTTTTtacacacatttaacatttttaaaaGTCATGATTAACATTTAAAATGGaaattttgtattttttggttccTACTTTTTTCATACGCTTTGTTAATTTTTTATATACATCGTGAATGTATTCTATACACAGTTAACTTTTTTAAATGCATGATTAAAGAATTCCGACTTTTTTATAAAAGTTTATTTTTATAATACGTATATTTCAGGATATTTTGAAATACAAGCAAAAGTTAAAACAAACGAATGCAAAAATccgaagaaaaaaaggaagaaagaaaAAGGGCCAAAGGTCTGTGCCGCGCTGGGCCGGTCCAATTTGAAGCGAGGCATATTTCTGATctcaaaaaaataaaaggaaaaaaatccCCAATTCCCTTCTGCCCCCTCTCCGGCTCCCGATCTGAATTCGCCTCCTGCCGGCCTCCGTGGTCACTGCCTCGCCGGTAGGTGCCACTGGCCGTCGCCGCCTCACGCCGTCCTCCGTGCCTCGCCTCGCCCTTTTCCGCACGCTCAGTCCACCAGCGGCCAGCCGCCCAGTCCTGCCCGGCGCCCGGCGGTGCGCAGGGTGACCGCGTGAGGCGCGCACCCTGCCCTGCACTACAGCAGCTGCCTGCAGCCACCAGCCAGCCCTCCCACCGTCTCACGAGGCCACGACTCAACAGAGTACACAGGTACGGTTATTCCCATTCCCCCAATTTTCCCAATTTCTGATTCGGAGTTATCTTTCTTATTCAAACCTTATATTAATGGGTCTGTCTATCTCTATGTTACATCTAACTTGATGTTGACTCTGTCTGTGGTCTATTTTTCTTGTcctagttttttttgtttcttgttgttgcattatatacttgtgggagcttagatgtgacatccttaaaaacatctagatgtgaattagacaaactgtaTATTAATTGATTCATCTGATGTTTTTCAATTATGATTGATACTTGATACtgctccctctgttcctaaatataagtcttttcagagattttaatatgaactactccctctgtttataaatatttgtctttttagagattttaaatggactaccacatacagatgcatataaacatattttagagtgtagattcactcattttgtttcgtatgtagtcacttgttgaaatctctagaaagacaaatatttaggaacggagggagtagtacatacagagcaaaatgagcgaatctacactataaactatgtctatatacatctgtatgtagttcatattgaaatctctaaaacgacttatatttagaaacggagggagtagaatgcAAGGACTGATAGGATGTAAATTTTTTTGGGGTTAGAATTGTTGAAGAATTGGTGTGTACTAAGTAGGCTTTGTTTATGCAAAACTGAGATTTTATTGACAAAATTATTGTGCCTGGAAGACCATATTGATCTACTTCTATGTGCTATTGGTAAATTAACTGGAATGTTCACATATCATATTTGTTGTAAATATATTTTTTCAGGTGTTCCTAGATCCGCCCTCTCCCTCGTTGCCAATGACGCCGACACCTGCGCGCGCCTCGGCAGCCACCGCACACGCCCTGctatgcagaaccaggtgctctCGGCGCCGAGCCCTCCCTGCCTCCTCTCGCTCCGTGATCTCTCACCCGGCTCATCCATTCGTTGCCTCTTCTCTTCTCCCCAAACAACAGATGCTTCGCTAGGGCGAATCGGATCCGGCCGACCAcgaggaccttctctggagcgcCAGTGGGGGCAGTTGGCCCACAGGTACCTTTTCTCCCAGCTAATCGCCTGTGCCGTGGCCCTGTAGTGTTCAGAGAAATGGCTCGTTCAGGGCGCTGCGAGTTGCAAGATTGATTGAGGTTTTGTTCCAAATGTGTGTAACTGAGGGCGACTCTGTGCATTGACATGTAGGGTTGCGCGGAGAAGGTTGGTGGTGTGAAAGTTGGAGATGACGAGCTCGACGTTGCTATTGTTGGTGGAGGCATGGTGGGCTTGGCTGTTGCTTGTGCACTGTGTAGGTATTGCTGCCTTCGTGTACTTCTCTTCCTTCGATCAACTGTTCATGAGCTAATGTTCGTGTTACTCTTAGGCTGAGAATAGATGCCGGCAGTAGTTTTAATAAAAGGAAACTTGGCACCATTGGAATAAAGTTCTCCGGGATTCTCCCTGCCATTTTACTAGTTCAGTGTGAAGTATTGCTAATAATATTGGTAGACTGGTAGTTGCAGGGGAGTTTGGTGGCTTTATGAAAACGCCTTGTGTATGAATTTGACAATCCTATGCTTTGATTGTTTCAGATTAGAAGTACCAACTTCTATATACAATCTCGAGTTTCTTATATGCTTGTTTATCATGCATGCAGCCAATATGCCATTGACCAAACATCTGCGAGTTGCAGTCATCGATAGCAATCCTGCATTGAAGTCAAGGAATTATCTGAAAAAAGATGGTGTACCTGATTCAAGGGTCAGCACTGTTACTCCTGCAACCATTTCCATCTTCAGAGGTAAGATTGTAAATATAAAATGGATATGACATTGCATGTTTCATGTCAGAACTTTGGATGTGTTTGCATATGTGCCTAGCACTTGTCATCACACAATATTCGTCTGAATTGTATTTCTTGTCGAGTGTAGTGTAGCAATAACCTGGAACTGCCATGGAGTGTACTACCAACTCTGTTGGTCTATGTATGGCCATCATTCTTTTTTCTGTTGCCACCAATTGTGTCTCTTCACAAGTTTGATTAAAATTGTTGCACTACTTTGCATACCGGGGAGTGAAAAATGCAGAATGAAGGATGAGAAGGCTGCACCCCTAAGATGTTGGCTAGATCAACTTTGCTCCTTTTGTGTTTGTTTCCCTTCCCTTGTACAGGCCCCCCTCCTGTAAATTATCCTCTTGTATATTTTTCTCCCCTTTTGATAAAGCTTACTGTCAGGCCTTCCCCACAGtttcagttttttttttaaacTCGAGAACACGCAGTTAGCTACTTCTAGTGTAGTTACTACTGATAATATTGTATACATGACATTTTTTTTATCATGTGGCAGATATTGGTGCATGGGAGCATATTCTACAGCAAAGACATGCATTCTTTGGTAAAATGCAGGTGATGACATGCAATTTGTTTCATATGCACGGAGAAGATTTGTGCTTGATGACTCTGAAAAAGTTGTTGATGCTTCTTGTAGTAGATTTCGTCATTCATGCGCATATCTTAGTGAGTAAAGGTGAATAAACCATTTGAGTCAATTGAAATACCTATGAAACATGCAGCACATACTTCACACCTTCAAAGTATTCACTCAGCTTCGAAATGGAACATAAAAGATAATGTGTTATACCTTATTATACATCTGTTTTACCTGGCCCATTTCATTTAAATTTTAGATAGAATATATCACTTGAAGTTTAAGTGTTTAACTATGCTTGAATGGTACATGTTGTCCAGCCATATGTGCATGCATTAGCGTGCCTCCTTTACATATGGCCTTGTCCTTTTTTCTTTGTTACAACTGCAAACAATGAGAGCAATATTTTCTTCTTGTTTATCGCATTTACACACAAGTGCAGCAGTTTCTTCCATCTTAATTGCTGCACTTGCACACAGCAAGAGCAACAGTTTCTTGCTTTAGATAGCGGGTGTTCAGCATAAGCATTGATTGCAACGCATTTTTGCTGGCAGGTGTGGGATTACACCGGACTAGGATACACGAGGTACAGCGCAAGAGATGTGGGCAAAGAATATCTTGGGTATGTTTGAATGGGAGCTGCTGCAATTTGTACTGCTTCATTGATACATGATAAACTTTGCTTTGTTTTTGCATtgtttagagcatctccagccgttgtgCCCCCCAGGAGGCGTTTTTTCGGCCTCCTGGGGAGGCACCGGCGGATTTTTTGCATCTGGGACAAGAAATTTTCCAGCCGCCCCCCACCCGACCGACGAACGCACTGCGCACGAGCCCACCGAGCTCGACCGCCGCCGCTTTGTCCTCGTGCCCCGCGTGCCCGGTGAGGAACCCGGCGAGCGTGGAAGCGGGCGTGACTCGTGGGGTGACCATGGAGAAGACGACGCCCGCGCACGGCGGGGGGCGATGTTGCTTGCCGGTGAAGCCCGACAGCGGAGGCAACTTGAGGCCGGGGCAGCTTGCCGGTGACTTGCAAACCGGCGAAGGCGCGGACGCGCATGGATGGAGGCGAGGCCCGGCTCAGCCGGCAGCGTGCGGGATGCACAGAGCCTGTGCTTGGGGACGAAACCGACTGGGGCCGGACTTGGCGAAGGCTGCAGGCGGCTTTGGAAGcaggcggcggcagcggcgtccGGCCGGTGCCGGCGAGGCTTCCCGAGGATGCGGAAACGGCGCCGGCGAGGTGTGCCGCGGGCGGCTCAAAACGGAGAGCAGGAGGCAGAGCTCGACGGGGGCGGCTTTGGCTCGGGAGGACCCGGGATGGCGCCCAGCCGCGCTACCCAACGGCGGCCTCGGCGCGCACCTAGGCCTGGAGCGGGCGTTCGCGACGACTTCCTCGCCGGGCAGGTCGAGGCGCCGCGGGACGACAGCCTCGCGCGCTCCAACTCGGGGCGAATGTGAAGATGATGCCCGGCGACCAGCTGGCCATCGGCAAGGAGACGGGCCGTCGGCTCGGCATGCTCCCATCGGCCTCGGCGCGCCCCTGGACTGGAGCCGGCCCTGGTCCACGCCGAACACCACGCTCAGGTGCCCTGGTCCATGCCGGACACGCCGGACACCATGCTCCGGCGCCGACGCCTCGCCGCCATGGCTCCCCATCTGGCCATGCGCGCTCCGCTCCGCGAGCCCCTCCCCGCCCTGGCCATGCGCGCTCCGCTCCGCGAGCCCCTCCCCGCCCTGGCCATGCGCGCTCCGCTCCGCGAGCCCCGGCCATGCTCTGCTCCGGCCGCGCGAGCGCGAGCCCCGCCCCGGCCATGCGTGCGCCGCCACGGCCGCGCGAGCCCCGCTCCGGCTGTGTGTGGTAGGTGGTGCCGTGGTGGaaggaagaggagaggagagaggagaaagaaaagagagaaaggaGAGGAGAGATGAGAGAGAGGGGAGAAAGAGGGGCTGGCAAGTGGGCCGTTGCATGCGAAAAAGAGATGCCGGCGTTCCAGCTGCCTCCCGGGGGACTGGGTTTGGAATGGGCGTGCCGGCCGTAACTTTCGTCAAAACCGGCGCAAAACTGGTTCCTGGGACCCCGAGTGGGTCGTTTTTTGCCCGCCGGCGTCTAAAAATGCGCCTGGGGAGGCTTCTTGAGGGCCTGGCCGGAGATGCTCTTAGATGTGTGGTGGAGAACAAGGTGCTTTGTGTTGGATAAACAGCAACTGACTTTACTGAGGGCCAAAGGCCATTACAGATACATGTGTGGTAAagtgcaggaaaccccttatacaatgggGATATACCGAAAAGAGACTATACACATctaacaccccccccccctcaaactcatggtggatcaacaacactgagtttggagaggaAAAAGGCATGCTGCGCTCGAGTCTGTGCCTTCGTGAAGAAGTCAGCCAACTGTAACTCAGAGGGCACATAGTGAAGAGCGAGAGTCTGATCCTGCACAGCAGCATGCACAAAGTGGGCATCCACACCgatgtgcttggtgagctcatgcttcaccgGGTCGCGTGCAATACTGATAGCACCAGTATTGTCTAACAGTAAGGGAGTCGAGGTAGTAGCAGACACACCAAAGTCCTCAAGCAACCACCGTAACCAAATCACCtcagccgtcagcatagccatggctcgcaactcagcctctgTACTCGAGCGAGAAACTGCAGTCTGTTTCTTTGTCTTCCAGGCAATAAGAGAGCCACCAAGAAAGACACAGTAAGCAGACAGCGAGCGTCGATCAGAGGGATCACTAGCCCAGGTAGCATCAGAGTAAGCCTGGAGCTCAAGAGGACTGGAGCGGGGAAAGAAAAGACGCTGAGAGATCGTGCCACGAAGATATCATAGAACACGGAGGAGGTGACTATAGTGGACAGAGGTGAGGGCTGAGACAAACCGACTCAGGATGTGAACAGGATAGCAAGATAGACAAGGCTACCAACGAGATGACGATAGCGAGTGGGATTAGGAAGAGGGTCACCATCAGAGGCACGAAGCTGAAcgttgagctccataggagtcacAACAGTGCGGTCATCACTGAGAGCAGCtcgagcaagaagatcctgaatatatttctcttgagagatgTAGAAGTCATCAGAGGTCGAGGAGATCTCAATCCCAAGAAAATAGCGAAGAGGACCAAGATCAGTCATGAGGAACTGGTCGTGAAGGCGGGCCTTAACAAAGGCGATGTAGTCAGAGTCGTCACCAGcgatgatcatgtcatcaacataaaGAAGGAGAAGGGTCCGACCACGAGATGTGTGAACAAACAGCGCGGGATCATGATCACTGGGCAAGAAACCAGCGGCAGTCACCACAGAGGCGAAgcgctcaaaccaggcgcgaggggcctgtttaagaccatAGAGAGAGCGGCGAAGTCGACAGACCATACCGTCAGGAGCATAGTACCCCGGTGGTGGCTGCATGTAAACCTCCTCACGCAACTCGCCATTGAGAAAG
This genomic window contains:
- the LOC109745749 gene encoding uncharacterized protein isoform X2, producing MTPTPARASAATAHALLCRTRCFARANRIRPTTRTFSGAPVGAVGPQGCAEKVGGVKVGDDELDVAIVGGGMVGLAVACALSNMPLTKHLRVAVIDSNPALKSRNYLKKDGVPDSRVSTVTPATISIFRDIGAWEHILQQRHAFFGKMQVWDYTGLGYTRYSARDVGKEYLGSKRKTLKR
- the LOC109745749 gene encoding uncharacterized protein isoform X1, producing the protein MTPTPARASAATAHALLCRTRCFARANRIRPTTRTFSGAPVGAVGPQGCAEKVGGVKVGDDELDVAIVGGGMVGLAVACALSNMPLTKHLRVAVIDSNPALKSRNYLKKDGVPDSRVSTVTPATISIFRDIGAWEHILQQRHAFFGKMQVWDYTGLGYTRYSARDVGKEYLGFVFSNELWMILICI